In Candidatus Eisenbacteria bacterium, one DNA window encodes the following:
- a CDS encoding site-specific integrase, with protein sequence MSRLSPQTLTADEQKALLQTSSGHQRDHIIVALALGTGLRLSELVGLNVGDIYFPDGAVRTRIRVRPEIAKRGRTGDVIIPDMLMPKLKRFWLYKMDRGECLEHSAPLLCA encoded by the coding sequence ATGTCTAGATTAAGCCCCCAAACCCTGACAGCCGACGAGCAGAAGGCCCTGTTGCAGACCAGCTCCGGCCATCAACGGGATCACATTATAGTAGCCCTGGCCCTGGGCACCGGCCTGCGCCTGAGCGAGCTGGTCGGCCTCAATGTCGGCGACATCTACTTCCCCGATGGCGCGGTCAGAACTCGCATCCGGGTCCGCCCCGAGATAGCCAAGCGTGGCCGGACCGGAGATGTCATCATCCCGGATATGCTCATGCCGAAGCTGAAGCGGTTCTGGTTGTACAAAATGGATCGCGGTGAGTGTCTTGAACATTCTGCCCCGCTCCTTTGTGCC